A genomic window from Synechococcus sp. CBW1107 includes:
- a CDS encoding PhzF family phenazine biosynthesis protein, with product MSDGALPAVLITAFAERPLQGNGAAVVALERPAPADWMQAVAAQLRQSETAFLLPLETLVPAGEAAGGWALRWFTPSCEVPLCGHATLASALALGHWGLLGPGSSTRLHSRSGPLLVSLSTSSGDRAQLVLPSAGLEPSPLPVEPGPSLRGTPLRSWRSNLGYWVVLMPPDHDLAGLDGEALAEELPPELRRGLVLMQALAASGRSPSVQGLPADYQLRFLAPGLGIREDPVTGSAHALVAPWWCDQLGRERVVGWQPSPQGGGMVCERLSSGMIRLSGSGQLLWDGRLSAGVDAGEAGDWSCCLPGPG from the coding sequence ATGAGCGACGGCGCTCTGCCGGCCGTACTGATCACCGCGTTCGCCGAGCGGCCACTCCAGGGCAACGGTGCCGCGGTGGTGGCCCTGGAACGTCCAGCCCCGGCCGACTGGATGCAGGCGGTCGCAGCCCAGCTGCGGCAGTCGGAAACGGCGTTCCTGCTGCCCCTGGAGACCCTCGTGCCTGCTGGTGAAGCCGCGGGCGGCTGGGCCCTGCGCTGGTTCACGCCCAGCTGTGAGGTCCCCCTCTGCGGCCACGCCACCTTGGCCTCCGCCCTGGCCCTTGGCCACTGGGGGCTGCTGGGGCCGGGGAGCTCCACCCGCCTGCACAGCCGCTCAGGGCCACTGCTGGTGAGTCTGAGCACGTCGAGTGGCGACCGCGCCCAGCTGGTCCTCCCCTCGGCGGGTCTCGAGCCTTCGCCCCTGCCCGTTGAGCCGGGTCCGTCGCTGCGGGGAACGCCGCTGCGCAGCTGGCGATCGAACCTGGGCTACTGGGTGGTCCTGATGCCACCGGACCACGACCTGGCCGGTCTTGATGGTGAGGCCCTCGCCGAGGAATTGCCCCCTGAGCTGCGGCGGGGCCTGGTGCTGATGCAGGCCTTGGCGGCCAGCGGCCGCTCCCCCTCGGTGCAGGGGTTGCCGGCTGACTACCAGTTGCGGTTCCTGGCACCGGGCCTCGGCATCCGTGAAGATCCGGTAACGGGATCGGCCCATGCCCTGGTGGCCCCATGGTGGTGTGATCAGCTGGGGCGCGAGCGGGTGGTGGGCTGGCAACCCTCCCCCCAGGGGGGCGGGATGGTGTGCGAACGGCTGTCTTCAGGCATGATCCGCCTGTCGGGTTCGGGTCAACTGCTGTGGGATGGCCGCTTGAGCGCTGGTGTCGACGCTGGAGAAGCCGGGGACTGGAGCTGCTGTCTGCCCGGCCCGGGCTGA
- a CDS encoding SpoIID/LytB domain-containing protein — translation MALGLGFLAQQAFTEPRSSLDAKVMEALLPATAADDPDRQAEARQLQEIQARRADAALSPPSSGTAAAGDLALAEPAAGRPVPLEARVALLRQAGRPTLSAMGPWQLLDGEGRVLLRGGAGESVDWSRQTSADLWLESAGGQALLVNGLPYEGRLRLLREGGGITPINHLPLERYIASVVGAEMPSSWSMEALKAQAVAARSYALAHLARPANRYWHLGDTTRWQAYRGLESVTARTREATERTNGLILSYQGGIVESLYAANSQITLEAHGHLGASMSQEGAQQLASQGMRYNQILGHYYQGASLARLQIGGAS, via the coding sequence GTGGCCCTGGGCCTTGGCTTCCTGGCCCAGCAGGCGTTCACCGAGCCTCGCTCCAGCCTCGATGCGAAGGTGATGGAGGCTCTGTTGCCGGCCACCGCTGCCGACGACCCCGACCGTCAGGCCGAGGCCCGGCAGCTGCAGGAGATCCAGGCGCGCCGAGCCGACGCAGCCCTCTCTCCACCCTCCTCCGGGACGGCCGCCGCCGGCGACCTGGCCCTGGCCGAGCCAGCCGCTGGCCGGCCCGTTCCTCTGGAGGCGCGGGTGGCTCTGCTGCGTCAGGCGGGACGGCCCACGCTCTCGGCCATGGGCCCCTGGCAACTGCTCGACGGCGAGGGCCGGGTGCTGCTCCGCGGGGGCGCCGGTGAGTCCGTGGACTGGAGTCGTCAGACCAGCGCTGATCTCTGGCTGGAGAGTGCAGGCGGCCAGGCCTTGCTGGTCAACGGATTGCCCTATGAAGGCCGACTGCGGCTGCTGCGGGAGGGTGGTGGCATCACACCGATCAACCATCTGCCGCTGGAGCGGTACATCGCCTCGGTGGTGGGGGCTGAAATGCCCAGTTCCTGGTCGATGGAGGCGCTCAAGGCCCAGGCGGTGGCCGCGCGCTCCTATGCCCTGGCCCATCTGGCCCGGCCCGCCAACCGCTACTGGCATCTGGGCGACACGACCCGCTGGCAGGCCTACCGGGGACTGGAATCGGTCACGGCCCGGACCCGGGAGGCCACCGAACGCACGAATGGCCTGATCCTGAGCTATCAGGGGGGCATCGTCGAGAGCCTCTACGCCGCCAACTCCCAGATCACCCTGGAGGCCCATGGGCACCTGGGGGCCAGCATGAGCCAGGAGGGTGCCCAGCAACTGGCCAGTCAAGGCATGCGCTACAACCAGATCCTTGGTCACTACTACCAGGGGGCATCCCTGGCGCGGTTGCAGATCGGTGGAGCGAGCTGA
- a CDS encoding ATP adenylyltransferase: protein MERAERFWAEALERSRHALVSGSLVPLETELIPPRGWEPFQLRRLLSATPKHLGAQGPKPNPFRPWDPHLQVRLLGRRHLLLLNKYPVQAGHVLLITQGYEPQSGWLGEGDWAAVARVDADTGGLWFFNSCAEAGASQPHRHLQLLPRHGDEVVCPLDQLLRAQLAGEDRPWPWAYRLSPRMPGDGAEALLSTYHAHAQSLGLGEPASDPRPRHPYNLIFTDHWFLTVRRVREHVAGFSVNALGFTGYLLLSERSELAWLQREGPWALLQAVAARG from the coding sequence GTGGAGCGAGCTGAGCGCTTCTGGGCCGAAGCTCTCGAGCGCAGCCGTCATGCTCTGGTGAGCGGCAGCCTCGTTCCCCTGGAGACCGAGCTGATCCCCCCCCGGGGCTGGGAACCCTTCCAGCTCCGCCGCCTGCTCTCCGCCACCCCGAAGCACCTGGGGGCCCAGGGGCCGAAGCCCAACCCCTTCCGACCCTGGGATCCGCACCTGCAGGTACGCCTGCTGGGACGCCGTCATCTGCTGCTGCTCAACAAGTACCCCGTTCAGGCAGGCCATGTTCTGCTGATCACCCAGGGCTATGAGCCCCAGTCGGGCTGGCTCGGGGAGGGCGACTGGGCGGCGGTGGCCCGGGTGGATGCCGACACCGGCGGGCTCTGGTTCTTCAACAGCTGTGCCGAGGCCGGGGCCAGCCAGCCCCACCGCCACCTCCAGCTGCTTCCGCGCCATGGAGACGAGGTGGTCTGTCCGCTGGATCAGCTCCTGCGGGCCCAGCTGGCTGGAGAGGACCGGCCCTGGCCCTGGGCCTACAGACTCAGCCCCCGCATGCCCGGCGATGGGGCCGAAGCCCTGTTGTCCACTTACCACGCCCATGCCCAGTCCCTCGGTCTCGGCGAGCCCGCCAGCGACCCCAGGCCCCGCCATCCCTACAACCTGATCTTCACGGATCACTGGTTCCTGACGGTGCGGCGGGTGCGGGAGCACGTGGCGGGCTTCAGCGTGAATGCTCTCGGGTTCACCGGTTACCTGCTGCTCAGCGAGCGCTCGGAGTTGGCCTGGCTGCAGCGTGAGGGGCCCTGGGCCCTGCTGCAGGCGGTGGCGGCGAGGGGCTGA
- a CDS encoding sigma-70 family RNA polymerase sigma factor, with protein sequence MTSASLLRPRSSRPVLSRALRQRNDRVARHLELVRPIAHHYSSLCREGRDDLTQVGLLGLLRAAELFQSDQGTPFEAFARHHIRGAILHYLRDQAPVIRLPRRQRELEDRVRRLQQSQSLANASLHTLLGLSEVQWQRFEQLRQMDRTVSLEGEEERLAAAEPETEEVPGDGEAGERIMALLAQLEHRQRTVVREVVLAGASLRATARKMQVSPMTVHRLLARALETLRQRLDGEGLGFSPAPGSHRGPSASPAC encoded by the coding sequence ATGACCAGTGCTTCCCTGCTTCGACCCCGCTCCAGCCGCCCTGTCCTGAGCCGCGCTCTGCGCCAGCGCAACGACAGGGTGGCCCGACACCTGGAGCTGGTGCGACCGATCGCGCACCACTACAGCTCCCTCTGTCGTGAAGGTCGCGACGATCTCACCCAGGTGGGTCTGCTGGGCCTGCTCAGGGCGGCCGAGTTGTTTCAGAGCGACCAGGGCACACCGTTCGAGGCCTTTGCCCGCCATCACATCCGCGGGGCCATCCTCCACTACCTCCGCGACCAGGCGCCGGTGATCCGGTTACCCCGGCGTCAGCGGGAACTGGAGGACCGTGTGCGCCGGCTTCAGCAGAGCCAGTCCCTGGCCAACGCCAGCCTGCACACGCTGCTGGGCCTGAGCGAGGTCCAGTGGCAGCGCTTCGAGCAGCTGCGCCAGATGGACAGAACGGTGAGCCTGGAAGGGGAGGAGGAGCGACTCGCCGCCGCCGAGCCCGAGACGGAGGAGGTCCCCGGAGACGGCGAGGCCGGTGAGCGGATCATGGCGCTGCTGGCCCAGCTGGAGCATCGCCAGCGCACCGTCGTCAGGGAGGTGGTGCTGGCGGGAGCGAGCCTCAGGGCCACGGCCCGCAAGATGCAGGTCAGCCCGATGACCGTTCACCGCCTGCTGGCCCGGGCGCTGGAGACCTTGAGACAGCGCCTGGACGGGGAGGGGTTGGGCTTCAGCCCTGCTCCTGGCTCCCATCGCGGACCATCTGCTTCTCCAGCGTGCTGA
- a CDS encoding sigma factor SigF, producing the protein MFPPLPCFGASGCDPAASRRQHQERKLHMLTYWRDGVERQLAAVNAAISTLEKQMVRDGSQEQG; encoded by the coding sequence ATGTTTCCTCCCTTGCCCTGCTTCGGTGCTTCCGGCTGCGACCCCGCAGCCAGCCGCCGTCAGCATCAGGAGCGCAAGCTGCACATGCTCACCTACTGGCGGGACGGGGTCGAGCGGCAACTGGCTGCGGTGAATGCCGCGATCAGCACGCTGGAGAAGCAGATGGTCCGCGATGGGAGCCAGGAGCAGGGCTGA
- a CDS encoding DUF3370 family protein produces the protein MAGQAARPLQGRFNSVPVLHSNQPEEVFGPGILVNTAPGSAVARETGQRLRNADFTFNGEFGLHMHHKYYPEDATRLGYGLVRGQLTLATIVMNPGSRPVTLEFDRGAVRNSFEAPYLANHLMGVKPLGPRPWNTGPGDATAVIMLRNQLDSKLPERITIPANSRVVLFHTQLPARGIANGLLSGRSDGPFQMAVVAAEDPRTEADLFAVLDQGVLAPGRTYLSMLPQIQNRQVFSRVGGVALGDAFQASISHDLSQASLHVPFTSTNRHHFGTGEIQVNALASRMIDSSLDNVGTYGVRFAVELNLKGSGPYELVFSHPTANGRQFTAFRGSIGIETDEGYREVHVGMRSGESLSLTPLVLRPGVNNRVKVSMVYPADATPGHLLSVVPAYQLAQLRERERQVEIARLAAAEAAAAKRRSTPAAPPPSVAGAQRAPVPAAAVPPATPARRPTRPAIARPTPPPPLPRPAIVPAWLPPLPPMRLLNRAPAGPPAVAEVPVGTSAPALPPGDSSSAGSLRRGRRCPATLPQAVDGPLSPT, from the coding sequence ATGGCTGGACAGGCCGCGCGTCCCCTCCAGGGGCGTTTCAACTCCGTGCCGGTGCTCCACTCCAACCAGCCGGAGGAGGTGTTCGGCCCCGGCATTCTGGTGAACACGGCCCCTGGATCGGCGGTGGCCAGGGAAACCGGCCAGAGACTGCGCAATGCCGACTTCACCTTCAACGGTGAATTCGGTCTGCACATGCATCACAAGTATTACCCCGAGGATGCCACCCGCCTCGGCTACGGCCTGGTGCGCGGACAGCTCACACTGGCCACGATCGTGATGAACCCCGGCTCGAGGCCGGTCACGCTCGAATTCGACCGCGGGGCCGTGCGCAACAGCTTCGAGGCGCCCTACCTCGCCAACCATCTGATGGGGGTCAAGCCCCTGGGCCCCAGGCCCTGGAACACGGGGCCCGGCGACGCCACTGCGGTGATCATGCTGCGCAACCAGCTCGACTCGAAGCTGCCAGAGCGCATCACCATCCCCGCCAACAGCCGGGTTGTTCTGTTCCACACCCAGCTTCCTGCCCGTGGCATCGCCAACGGCCTGCTGAGCGGACGCAGTGATGGTCCCTTCCAGATGGCGGTGGTGGCCGCGGAGGACCCCCGCACCGAGGCCGATCTGTTCGCGGTTCTCGATCAAGGGGTGCTGGCCCCGGGCCGCACCTACCTGAGCATGCTGCCTCAGATCCAGAACCGGCAGGTGTTCTCCCGCGTTGGTGGAGTGGCTCTCGGCGATGCCTTCCAGGCCAGCATCAGCCACGATCTGAGTCAGGCCTCCCTGCATGTGCCCTTCACCAGCACCAACCGCCACCATTTCGGCACCGGTGAGATCCAGGTGAATGCCCTGGCCAGCCGCATGATCGATTCGTCCCTCGACAACGTGGGCACCTACGGCGTGCGCTTCGCCGTCGAGCTGAACCTGAAGGGCTCAGGACCCTATGAACTGGTCTTCAGCCACCCCACGGCCAATGGCCGTCAGTTCACGGCGTTTCGCGGATCGATCGGCATCGAAACCGACGAGGGGTATCGCGAAGTCCATGTGGGCATGCGCTCCGGTGAAAGCCTCTCCCTGACCCCGTTGGTTCTGCGCCCCGGCGTCAACAACCGCGTCAAGGTGAGCATGGTCTACCCAGCCGATGCCACCCCGGGTCACCTGCTCAGCGTGGTCCCGGCCTATCAGCTTGCCCAGCTGCGCGAGCGTGAGCGCCAGGTTGAGATCGCCCGCTTGGCCGCTGCCGAAGCGGCGGCCGCCAAGCGCAGGAGCACTCCTGCCGCCCCCCCGCCGTCGGTGGCGGGTGCTCAGCGCGCTCCAGTTCCCGCCGCCGCGGTCCCACCGGCCACCCCCGCCCGTCGCCCCACCAGACCAGCCATTGCCAGGCCCACTCCGCCCCCGCCGCTGCCCAGACCGGCGATCGTGCCGGCCTGGTTGCCTCCCCTGCCTCCGATGCGGCTGCTGAACCGGGCGCCTGCGGGCCCGCCTGCCGTCGCGGAAGTGCCCGTGGGCACATCCGCCCCGGCCCTCCCCCCAGGAGACTCGAGTTCTGCGGGATCGCTACGACGAGGCCGCCGATGCCCAGCAACGCTTCCTCAGGCAGTTGATGGGCCGTTAAGCCCGACCTGA
- a CDS encoding J domain-containing protein has translation MPPDDTKADRQRIQLILPVAQVAQIDELCRQLGHRSRGALLERLLDDLFPSADGLDEERDEEGSGEEEELDACRALVLVTGQGGELLSGDAADRQPDPGDEPLPELLARVPRREQPREPREAAGGGTGIDLPGFVRQSSARLRRSLHPRPTAAGEPLPSVEAAELDQALLAADEHWLNLYGTAANEAVLEAAMLWLARDIWAQSDQSEGRPFTWALMEQWISGFVSGWPPGPPGFNRVIVAAGLLEDPFSTGTLTLRVPTLIRRFVHRFRRRRQGTSFQTLEHTMTLQGALKVLALPTAPGHQLSLNQIREAYREQAMSHHPDSGGSADAMRRLNEAYQLLKELYRRSA, from the coding sequence GTGCCTCCCGACGACACGAAAGCGGATCGCCAGAGAATTCAGCTGATCCTGCCCGTCGCGCAGGTGGCTCAGATCGATGAGCTGTGCAGACAGCTTGGCCACCGCAGCCGCGGTGCCCTGCTGGAGCGTCTGCTGGATGATCTCTTCCCCAGCGCCGATGGTCTGGACGAGGAGCGGGATGAGGAGGGCTCCGGCGAGGAGGAGGAACTGGATGCCTGCCGGGCCCTGGTGCTGGTCACTGGGCAGGGGGGCGAGCTTCTCTCCGGCGATGCCGCGGATCGGCAGCCTGATCCAGGCGATGAGCCCTTGCCGGAGCTGCTGGCCAGGGTCCCCCGTCGCGAGCAGCCGAGGGAGCCGCGAGAGGCCGCGGGGGGGGGGACCGGGATCGATCTGCCTGGCTTCGTGCGGCAGTCGTCGGCGCGCCTGAGGCGCAGCCTGCACCCCCGCCCCACCGCGGCTGGTGAACCGCTGCCTTCGGTGGAGGCCGCCGAACTGGATCAGGCCTTGCTCGCTGCCGATGAGCATTGGCTCAACCTCTACGGCACGGCGGCGAATGAGGCGGTACTGGAAGCTGCCATGCTCTGGCTGGCCCGCGACATCTGGGCCCAGTCGGATCAGTCGGAGGGGCGGCCCTTCACCTGGGCTCTGATGGAGCAGTGGATCAGCGGCTTCGTGAGTGGCTGGCCACCGGGGCCGCCCGGGTTCAACCGAGTGATCGTGGCCGCTGGCCTGCTGGAGGATCCCTTCAGCACCGGCACACTCACCCTGCGGGTCCCCACCTTGATTCGCCGGTTCGTGCACCGCTTTCGCCGGCGTCGCCAGGGAACGTCCTTCCAGACTCTCGAGCACACGATGACGCTGCAGGGAGCCTTGAAGGTGCTGGCCCTGCCCACGGCGCCGGGTCACCAGCTCAGCCTCAACCAGATCCGGGAGGCCTACCGCGAACAGGCCATGAGCCACCATCCCGATTCAGGCGGGAGTGCCGACGCGATGCGCCGCCTCAATGAGGCCTATCAATTGCTCAAGGAGCTCTACCGACGGTCGGCCTGA
- a CDS encoding allophycocyanin subunit alpha-B, with the protein MSVVRDLILQADDQLRYPSGGELRSMAQYLAGGAQRIRVARALAENEKKIVDEAARLLFSRKPEYVAQGGNAYGQKQRAQCLRDFSWYLRLVTYGVLAGSTEKIQEIGLNGAREMYNSLGVPMAGMVESMRTLKEASLALLGTDDAANTAPYFDYLIQGMQTPG; encoded by the coding sequence ATGAGCGTCGTTCGGGATCTGATCCTCCAAGCCGATGATCAGCTGCGGTATCCCAGCGGCGGAGAGCTCCGCTCGATGGCGCAGTACCTCGCCGGCGGTGCTCAGCGCATCCGCGTGGCCCGCGCCCTGGCGGAGAACGAGAAGAAGATCGTCGACGAGGCGGCCCGCCTCCTCTTCTCCCGCAAACCGGAATACGTTGCCCAGGGGGGCAATGCCTACGGTCAGAAGCAACGGGCCCAGTGCCTTCGTGACTTCAGCTGGTATCTGCGCCTGGTCACCTACGGCGTGCTGGCCGGCAGCACCGAGAAGATCCAGGAGATCGGCCTGAACGGGGCCCGCGAGATGTACAACAGCCTCGGCGTCCCCATGGCTGGCATGGTCGAGAGCATGCGGACCCTCAAAGAGGCCTCCCTGGCCCTGCTCGGCACCGATGATGCCGCCAATACCGCTCCCTACTTCGACTACCTGATCCAGGGCATGCAGACACCAGGCTGA
- the rlmD gene encoding 23S rRNA (uracil(1939)-C(5))-methyltransferase RlmD — translation MGLPLPVPGTDLDLCISGLNHHGQGVARIAATEDSAPDLVVFVPDALPGEQVRARVHHKAQRHLVAHPLERRNDAPERRQPPCILASDCGGCGVQHLSDHAQLVWKQDLVQQALRRIGGQSLEVEPILASATPLGYRNRTTIPLERSPDGQLRAGFYRSGTHRIVNMNRCPVLDPRIDRLIAPLKRDLEQSDWPVDVDLTEGGGLRHLALRVGHHSGEVLLTLISSHSDLPDLTAMAEIWMERWPELVGVGLNIQPLPTNTLMGPRTLEIAGRPWLTDSFAGLELRIGPDTFFQVHTAQAERLVPLLIEALRPAPGRRLVDAYCGIGTFSLPLAAAGARVLGLEQHPSSVDQARLNAGLNGLNGLTLEAADVAQALPDALENADGLLLDPPRKGLPERVCDAILAAPPERVAYLSCNPATLSRDLARLTAAGTLRLLRVQPIDFFPQTQHVEALAVLERTWETPPES, via the coding sequence ATGGGACTTCCCTTGCCGGTCCCAGGTACGGACCTGGATCTGTGCATCTCCGGCCTCAACCACCACGGTCAGGGGGTGGCGCGCATCGCCGCCACGGAGGATTCGGCTCCCGACCTGGTGGTCTTCGTTCCCGATGCCCTGCCGGGGGAACAGGTGCGGGCCAGGGTGCACCACAAGGCCCAGCGCCATCTGGTGGCCCACCCTCTCGAGCGGCGCAACGACGCCCCCGAGCGGCGGCAGCCCCCCTGCATCCTTGCCTCCGACTGCGGCGGTTGCGGCGTGCAGCATCTCAGTGACCACGCCCAGTTGGTCTGGAAGCAGGATCTGGTGCAGCAGGCCCTGCGCCGCATCGGTGGCCAGAGCCTGGAGGTGGAGCCGATCCTGGCCTCAGCCACTCCCCTGGGCTACCGCAACCGCACCACGATTCCCCTGGAGCGCTCCCCGGATGGGCAACTGCGGGCCGGTTTCTACCGCAGCGGCACCCACCGGATCGTGAACATGAACCGCTGCCCGGTGCTCGATCCCCGCATCGATCGCCTGATCGCCCCACTCAAGCGCGATCTCGAGCAGAGCGACTGGCCGGTGGATGTCGATCTCACCGAGGGTGGTGGCCTGCGCCACCTGGCCCTGCGGGTGGGGCACCACAGCGGTGAAGTGCTGCTGACGCTGATCAGCAGCCACAGCGACCTGCCTGACCTGACGGCCATGGCGGAGATCTGGATGGAACGCTGGCCGGAACTGGTGGGCGTTGGCCTCAACATCCAGCCCCTGCCCACCAACACCCTGATGGGGCCGCGCACCCTCGAGATCGCGGGCCGCCCATGGCTGACCGACAGCTTCGCAGGCCTCGAACTGCGGATCGGTCCCGACACCTTCTTTCAGGTCCACACCGCCCAGGCCGAGCGCCTGGTGCCTCTCCTGATCGAAGCCCTCCGTCCGGCCCCTGGCCGTCGTCTCGTCGATGCCTACTGCGGCATCGGCACCTTCAGCCTGCCCCTGGCCGCCGCCGGCGCCCGGGTGCTGGGCCTGGAGCAACATCCTTCCAGCGTGGATCAGGCCCGGCTCAATGCCGGCCTCAACGGGCTCAATGGCCTCACTCTCGAAGCCGCCGACGTGGCTCAGGCCCTGCCCGATGCCCTCGAGAACGCCGACGGGTTGCTGCTGGATCCGCCCCGCAAGGGTCTGCCTGAGCGGGTCTGTGATGCGATCCTGGCCGCTCCGCCCGAGCGGGTGGCCTACCTGAGCTGCAATCCCGCCACACTCTCGCGTGATCTGGCCAGGCTCACGGCAGCGGGAACCCTGCGCCTGCTGCGGGTTCAGCCGATCGATTTCTTCCCCCAGACCCAGCACGTCGAAGCCCTCGCCGTGCTGGAGCGCACCTGGGAGACCCCCCCTGAGTCCTAG